Proteins encoded in a region of the Ziziphus jujuba cultivar Dongzao chromosome 3, ASM3175591v1 genome:
- the LOC125424111 gene encoding uncharacterized protein LOC125424111 isoform X2, whose product MDDINSSSSSSSDEEFQDFMMFLDVCEYTKRFLEKIPQRTSMLSGQNFITELLNGSEKTCYELFRMDKNIFLSLCTCLKQHEYLKDTKEVRVEEALAMFLIIIGHNVGMRLIADRFQHSLETVDRHFTLTLRAICRLGKELICHTNSPLPSHIVNNPKYFPWFEGTANDSRVFLDAITRSENKFPLPKEGEYYVVDSGFPCTMGFLPPFRGERYHLQEYHGRGRQPRGPKELFNYRHSSLRNVIERCFGVLKARFRILKMMPPYKQSRQPLIVIACCTLHNFIRKSAQNDVMFTQWEEEEQEIEDEEASTSGSNNSIDLSDEAATAMAAYRNQLSQVMWHDYVIHM is encoded by the exons ATGGATGATATAAATAGTTCCTCTTCTTCTAGTTCAGATGAAGAGTTTCAAGACTTTATGATGTTTCTTGATGTATGTGAGTACACTAAACGTTTTCTAGAAAAAATACCTCAAAGAACTTCAATGTTGAGTggtcaaaattttataacagaATTGTTGAATGGGAGTGAAAAAACATGCTATGAGTTGTTTCGAatggacaaaaatatttttctttctctttgtacTTGTTTGAAGCAACATGAATATTTGAAAGATACTAAAGAAGTTAGAGTTGAAGAAGCACTTGCTATGTTTCTTATAATAATTGGTCACAATGTGGGAATGAGACTTATAGCGGATCGTTTTCAACATTCCCTTGAAACTGTGGATAGACATTTCACTTTGACACTAAGAGCAATATGTAGACTTGGAAAAGAATTGATATGTCATACAAACTCTCCATTGCCTTCACATATCGTCAACaatccaaaatattttccatgGTTTGAG GGCACTGCAAATGATTCAAGAGTTTTTCTTGATGCAATTACAAGATCTGAGAATAAATTTCCATTACCTAAAGAag GTGAATATTATGTTGTTGATTCTGGATTTCCATGTACCATGGGTTTTCTTCCTCCATTTCGAGGTGAAAGATATCATTTGCAAGAATATCATGGTAGAGGTCGCCAACCAAGAGGACCAAAAGAATTGTTTAATTATAGACATTCTTCACTTAGAAATGTTATTGAACGTTGCTTTGGTGTGTTGAAAGCGCGGTTtcgaattttgaaaatgatgcCACCTTACAAGCAAAGTAGACAACCTTTGATAGTTATAGCTTGTTGTACACTACATAATTTCATTCGAAAGTCGGCACAAAATGATGTTATGTTTACAcaatgggaagaagaagaacaagagattgaagatgaagaagctaGTACAAGTGGATCAAACAATAGTATAGATTTGTCAGACGAAGCAGCAACAGCTATGGCAGCTTATCGCAATCAGCTTTCACAAGTAATGTGGCATGACTATGTTATTCATATGtaa
- the LOC125424111 gene encoding uncharacterized protein LOC125424111 isoform X1 produces MDDINSSSSSSSDEEFQDFMMFLDVCEYTKRFLEKIPQRTSMLSGQNFITELLNGSEKTCYELFRMDKNIFLSLCTCLKQHEYLKDTKEVRVEEALAMFLIIIGHNVGMRLIADRFQHSLETVDRHFTLTLRAICRLGKELICHTNSPLPSHIVNNPKYFPWFEKCIGAIDGTHISAHVPAEKQVSYRGRKAIVTQNVLCACNFNMMFTFVYAGWEGTANDSRVFLDAITRSENKFPLPKEGEYYVVDSGFPCTMGFLPPFRGERYHLQEYHGRGRQPRGPKELFNYRHSSLRNVIERCFGVLKARFRILKMMPPYKQSRQPLIVIACCTLHNFIRKSAQNDVMFTQWEEEEQEIEDEEASTSGSNNSIDLSDEAATAMAAYRNQLSQVMWHDYVIHM; encoded by the exons ATGGATGATATAAATAGTTCCTCTTCTTCTAGTTCAGATGAAGAGTTTCAAGACTTTATGATGTTTCTTGATGTATGTGAGTACACTAAACGTTTTCTAGAAAAAATACCTCAAAGAACTTCAATGTTGAGTggtcaaaattttataacagaATTGTTGAATGGGAGTGAAAAAACATGCTATGAGTTGTTTCGAatggacaaaaatatttttctttctctttgtacTTGTTTGAAGCAACATGAATATTTGAAAGATACTAAAGAAGTTAGAGTTGAAGAAGCACTTGCTATGTTTCTTATAATAATTGGTCACAATGTGGGAATGAGACTTATAGCGGATCGTTTTCAACATTCCCTTGAAACTGTGGATAGACATTTCACTTTGACACTAAGAGCAATATGTAGACTTGGAAAAGAATTGATATGTCATACAAACTCTCCATTGCCTTCACATATCGTCAACaatccaaaatattttccatgGTTTGAG aaATGTATTGGTGCAATTGATGGCACACACATAAGCGCACATGTTCCTGCTGAAAAGCAAGTTAGCTATAGAGGTAGAAAAGCTATAGTGACTCAAAATGTTTTATGTGCATGCAATTTCAACATGATGTTTACTTTCGTTTATGCTGGTTGGGAGGGCACTGCAAATGATTCAAGAGTTTTTCTTGATGCAATTACAAGATCTGAGAATAAATTTCCATTACCTAAAGAag GTGAATATTATGTTGTTGATTCTGGATTTCCATGTACCATGGGTTTTCTTCCTCCATTTCGAGGTGAAAGATATCATTTGCAAGAATATCATGGTAGAGGTCGCCAACCAAGAGGACCAAAAGAATTGTTTAATTATAGACATTCTTCACTTAGAAATGTTATTGAACGTTGCTTTGGTGTGTTGAAAGCGCGGTTtcgaattttgaaaatgatgcCACCTTACAAGCAAAGTAGACAACCTTTGATAGTTATAGCTTGTTGTACACTACATAATTTCATTCGAAAGTCGGCACAAAATGATGTTATGTTTACAcaatgggaagaagaagaacaagagattgaagatgaagaagctaGTACAAGTGGATCAAACAATAGTATAGATTTGTCAGACGAAGCAGCAACAGCTATGGCAGCTTATCGCAATCAGCTTTCACAAGTAATGTGGCATGACTATGTTATTCATATGtaa